The genomic DNA CCAAAAAGAACGGGACAGGCCGCCTCCGGGCGGCCTTTTCCTTTCCTGTTCCTTGCGTGACCCGCCGCATCGTTGGACAGCTCTGCCTGGGACGCTGATACTGGTATCGGGCGGCGGGAGGCGGTGATGAGTTCAGCAACCGGGCAGGGGCCCACGGGCGTGGACGCGGTCGAGATCCGCGACGCCAGCCTCTCCGCCTTCTACCGATCGATGACGCCGCCGGAGCGGCACACCTTCTGGGCCTGCGCCGCCGGCTGGTGCCTCGACGGCATGGACTTCATGATCTACCCGCTGGTGATCGGGACGATCATGGCTCTGTGGCACGTCGATGCCGGCACGGCCGGGCTCGCCGCCACGGTGACGCTGCTGGCCTCGGCGCTCGGCGGCTGGCTCGCGGGCTTCGTCGCCGACCGGATCGGCCGGGTGCTGACCCTGCAGATCACGATCCTCTGGTTCTCGCTGTTCTCCCTGCTCTGCGCCTTCGTGCAGAACTTCGAGCAGCTCCTCATCGCGCGGGCGCTGCTCGGCCTCGGCTTCGGCGGCGAGTGGGCGGCCGGCGCGGTGCTGATCGGCGAGACGATCCGGGCCGAGTATCGCGGCCGGGCGGTGGGCTCCGTCCAGTCCGGCTGGGCGATCGGCTGGGGCCTCGCGGTCCTGTCGCAGGCGGTGCTGTTCTCGGTCCTGCCGCCCGAGACCGCGTGGCGCTGGATGTTCGCGGTGGGCGCCCTGCCGGCGCTGCTGGTCTTCTACCTGCGCCGCTACGTGAAGGAGCCGGAGGTCGCCGCCGAATCCCGCGCGCGGGCCGCCGCCACGGGCGACCGGCCGCAGATCTGGGAGATCTTCTCCGGCCCGATCCTCAAGACGACGCTGCTCGCCTCGCTGGCGGCGGCGGGCTGCCAGGGCGGCTACTACGCGATCACTACCTGGGTGCCGCGCTTCCTCACCACCGAGCGCCACCTGTCGATCGTGTCGTCAACCGGCTACCTCGCGGCCCTGATCATCGGCTCGTTCACCGGCTACCTCGTGGGCGCGTGGCTCGCCGACCGGCTCGGGCGGCGGCCGCTGTTCCTGATCTTCTCGCTGGGCGCCATCGCGGTGATCGTCGCCTACACGCAGATCCCGCTCTCGAACGGGGTGCTGTGGGTGCTGGGCTTCCCGCTGGGCTTCTTCGCCTCCGGCTACTTCTCCGGCATGGGCGCCTTCCTGACCGAACTGTACCCGACCCGCCTGCGCGGCTCGGGGCAGGGGTTCTGCTACAATTTCGGCCGCGGCATCGGTGCGCTGTTCCCCGCGCTGGTCGGCTACCTCGCGGAGCGCGCCGGCCTCGCCTCCGCCATCGCGATCTTCGCGGCCGTGGCCTACGGGATCTTCTTCCTGGCGGCCTTCGCGCTGCCCGAGACGCGCGGCAAGGTCCTCCACGCGGATTCCTGATCATGCCCGAGATCCGAGACTGCCCCGCCCCGGACCCGCATCCGGAAGGCCCGACCCGCTACGCCGTGCCGGACGGCGCGGTCGACACGCACGCCCACGTCATCGGCCTGCCGCCGGCCTACCCGCTGGTGGCGGACCGGAGCTACACGCCCCCGGCGGCGCCGGCCGATCAGTACCTCGCGATGCTCGACGGGACCGGCATGGCCAACGGCGTGCTGATCCAGGTCAGCGTGCACGGCACCGACAACCGGCTAATGGTCGAGACGCTGCGCGCCCACCGGCAACGCCTGCGCGGCGTCGCGGTGATCCCGCTCGGCCTGCCCGACGCGGAGCTCGCCGCGCTCAAGGAGGCCGGCGTTGTCGGCCTGCGCCTCAACGTCCTGTTCGGCGGTGGGGTCGGGCTCGACGCGGTCGAATCCTACGGGGCGCTCGCCCGCGAGATGGGCTGGCACCTCCAGTTCCTGCTCGATGCCCGGGAGCTGCCGCCGATTGCCGGCCGCCTGTCGCGGCTGCCGGTGCCGCTGGTCTTCGACCATATGGGCCACATGCCGACCTCGGCGGGGGTGGACCATCCGGGCTTCCGGGCGCTGCTCGGCCTCGTCGGCGACGGGAACTGGGTCAAGCTCTCGGGCGCGTTCCGGGATTCCGTGACCGGGCCGCCCTACGCGGACACGATCCCCTTCGCCCGGGCGCTCAACGACGCCGCGCCGGAACGTTGCCTCTGGGGCTCGGACTGGCCGCACGTGGCCGCCTGGGACGGGCCGCCGCGGACGACGGCGCTCCTCGACCTGATGGCGGACTGGGTGCCGGACGCGGACAGGCGCCGGATGGTGTTCGTCGACAACCCGCGGCGGCTCTACGGCTTCGCGTAGGGGGGGCGGGCGTTCGAGAAGCTCCGAAGAGCCCGCTGTCCTCGCCAGCGCAGCGAAGCGATCCAGGGTCGCGCGAGGCCCGGAAAGCGGGGGCGGCGTTTCCGTCAGACCCGCCGGTCGACGCTCAGCCCCTGTCCGGAGGGGGCCGGCGGGCCGGCGCTCGCCGCCTGGGCGGCGCTGTCCGCCACGAGGCCGGCGACCGCCTTGTCGGCCGAGAGCTGCTGCTTGGCGACGGCGATGCCGATCTGCTGGTTCTGGGACGAACCCAGCATCTGGACGGCGGCTGCGGCGATCGAATCCATGACGCCGACCCTAGACCTCCGGTCTAAATCCGGCGTTACCCGGATCCGGCGCCTTCGACCGGTCGCGCTCACCCGTCGAGGAAGCCCCGCTGCCGGGCCCGGTAGCCGCCGATCGCCGTGACGCACAGGAACGACACGCCGGCGAGGCACGTCCCGAACACCGCGATCGGCCACCAGTGGCCCTGAAAGCGCTCGGCCAGCACCGTGCCGACGATCGGAGTGAGGCCGCCGGCGAGGGCGCCGCAGAACTGGTAGGCGATGGAGATCGCCGTGTAGCGCACCCGCGTCGGGAAGGCGCCCGCGAGGTAGCCGGCGATCACCGCGTAGAAGGTCGCGCTGCCGATGACGTTGAGGGCGAGGCCCAGCACGATCAGCGGCACCGACTTGGTCTCGACCAGCCAGAACAGCGGGTAGGGGGCCAGCATCGCCCAGACCAGCGTCCCCTGGAGGAACAGCCGCTCGTTGCGGATCACCTCCGCGATCCGGGCGCCCACCGGGGTCATCACCAGCTGGACCACGGCGGCGATCAGCAGGGCGTCGAGGATCGTCGCCCGCGCGATGCCGAGATACTGCGTGGTGAACGCGATCATGAAGGTGTTGAACAGGTAGACCGAGGCGATCGCGAAGGTGTTGGCGCCGGCCGCCAGCAGGACTGGCTTGAGGTAGGCCGTCAGCACCTCGCGCACGGGGGCCGGCGGCGGTCCGCCCGCGGCCTGGGCCTTCTCGAAGGCCGGCGATTCCGCGACCCCGAGGCGGATCGCCAGCCCCACGAACAGCAGCAGGATGCTCACCAGGAACGGCACCCGCCAGCCCCAGGTCAGGAAGCTCTCCTTGTCGAGCAGGCCGGCGAGGCGGAAGGCCAGCAGCGACAGGATCTGGCCGGCGGGACTGCCGAGCTGCGCGAAGGAGGCGAAGAAGGTGTTGCGCCCGGCCGGCGCGTGCTCGGCGGCCATCAGCACGGCCCCGCCCCACTCGCCGCCGACCGCGAGCCCCTGGATCAGCCGCAGGACCACCAGCATCACCGGCGCCCACAGGCCGACCGAGGCGTAGGTCGGCAGAAGCCCGATGCACGAGGTGGCGATGCCCATCATCACGAGCGTCGCGACCAGGGCGCGCTTGCGCCCGAACCGGTCGCCGAGATGCCCGAAGATCAGGCCGCCGAGCGGCCGGGCCAGGAAGCCTACCGCGAAGGTGCCGAAGGCCGAGAGCGTGGCGATGTAGGGCGATTCCGCCGTGAAGAAGAGCGGCCCGAACACCAGGGCCGCCGCCGTGCCGTAGATGAAGAAGTCGTACCACTCGATCGTGGTGCCCACGAAGGCCGCCAGCGCCGCGCGCGCCGACTGGTTCTGTCCGGGCCCGGCGGCCGGGGCGGCTGTGGTGACGGCCATCGATCCTCGCGCGTAACGGTATTTTGAATTCACGGTTACGCGGCGAAGGCCCCCGTCGCAAGGAACCGCACCGTCTGCGCGATCACGGTCGGATGGTTCATCATCAGGGCGTGGCTGACGGGCAGGACCAGATGCCCGTGCAGGCCCGGGATCCCGGTGCGGGCGACGCTCACCCGCCCGTCGTTCGGCCGGGGCAGCATCAGCCAGCCGACCGGATCGATGCTGCGCGTGCCGGCGATGACGCCGATCGGGTAGTCCGGATCGGGCCAGACCGGCACCGTCGCGGTCCCGAGCGACAGCGCGGCCGGCCCGAGCAGGCGGCGATAGAGCCCGACATGCCGCAGCCGGTCCGCGATCTCGCTGCCGCGGTTGGGCGGTCCGAGCATGACGAGGCGGCCGAGCCGGTCCGGCCGCGCATCCGCGATCAGGCTCCGCGCGAGGAGACCGCCCATCGAGTGCCCGACGAAATGCACGGCGCCCGCCGTCGCGCCGGCGATCGCGGCGACCTTTGGGCGGAGCGTCGCCGTCAGGGTGGGCAGGTCGTGCCGGGTCGAGGGATAGTCGAGCGCGAACACCCGGTAGCCCTCCGCCGTCAGGGCCGAGCGCATCCGGGCGAGCGAGGCGGCTCTTCGCCCCAGACCGTGCAGGAGGACGACGCTGTCGCTCGGCATGGGATCGGCGCGGTCAGAAGCTCGGCGGCGTGCAGGCGCTCACCACCTCGCAGGGATTGGGCCCGACGCAGCGGAACCGGTGCGGGCGGCGGCTGTCGAAGCTGTAGGCGTCGCCGGGGCCGAGGATCCGGCGCTCGGCGTCCACCGTCACCTCCAGGCGCCCGGAGAGCACGATCCCGCCCTCCTCGCCCTCGTGCGAGAGCGGCACCCGGCCGGTATCGGCGCCGGGCTCGTAGCGCTCCTTGAGGATCTGGAGCTTGCGCCCGAACAGGCTGTCGCCGACCTGCCGGTACGAGATCGCCCCCTTGGCGGCCCGGCGGCCGATCTCGGTGAGCTCCTCGGCGGCGAAGAACGCCTTGCGCTCCGGCTCCGGCTCCAGGGCGAAGAACTCGGCCATGCCGATCGGCACGCCGTCGAGGATCCGCTTCAGGGCGCCCACCGACGGGTTCACCCGGTTGGCCTCGATCAGCGAGATCGCGGAATTGGTCACCCCGGCGCGCTTGGCGAGCGTCCGCTGCGACAGGCCGTGGCGGGCCCGAACGAAGCGCAGGCGCGCGCCGACATCGATGCTCATCCGGCTCAGGCCCGTTTCAGGTGTTGCGGATCCCGCAACGGTGCCACCCGCGGCCCCGATCCTGCAAGGGGTTGGCGGCGACCAGAAAAGGACTTGTTGCCCGATCGGCGAAGGTGTCCCCTGGTCCCGCCGCCCGATCCGCGCCGCGTGCCCCGGAGAACCGCCCCATGACCGACCATCCGCTCCGCAACACGCCCGCGATGGACGCCTTCTGGATGCCGTTCACGGCCAACCGCCAGTTCAAGGCGGCGCCGCGCCTGCTCGTGTCGGCCGAGGGCATGCACTACACCGCCGACGACGGCCGCAAGGTCCTCGACGGCTCCGCGGGCCTCTGGTGCGTCAATGCCGGCCACGGGCGGCGGGGCATCGCGGCGGCCATGGAGCGCCAGCTCGCGACCCTCGACTTCGCCCCGACCTTCCAGATGGGCCACCCCATCGCGTTCGAGTTTGCCGAGCGGCTGGCCGAGATCGCCCCGGGCGGCCCCGGCAAGCGCCTCGACCGGGTGTTCTTCACCAATTCCGGCTCGGAATCGGTCGACACCGCCCTCAAGATCGCGCTCGCCTACCAGCGGGCGATCGGGCAGGGGACCCGCACCCGGCTGATCGGGCGCGAGCGCGGCTACCACGGCGTCGGCTTCGGCGGCCTGTCGGTCGGCGGCATCGTGTCGAACCGGCGGGTCTTCCCGCAGCTCAACGGCACCGACCACCTGCGCCACACCCACGATCCGGCCCGCAACGCCTTCGTGAAGGGCCAGCCCGAGCACGGCGCGGAGCTCGCCGAGGATCTGGAGCGGCTGGTGGCGCTCCACGGGGCCGAGACCATCGCGGCCTGCATCGTGGAGCCGGTGGCGGGCTCCACGGGCGTGCTGATCCCGCCGAAGGGCTACCTCGAGCGCCTGCGCGAGATCTGCACGAAGCACGGCATCCTGCTGATCTTCGACGAGGTCATCTCGGGTTTCGGCCGCCTCGGCGCGCCGTTCGCGACCGACTTCTTCGGCGTCGTCCCCGACCTCGTGACCAGCGCCAAGGGCCTGACCAACGGCACGGTGCCGATGGGCGCTGTCTTCGCGAGCCGCGCGGTCCACGACGCGCTGATGCAGGGCCCGGACGGGATCGAGCTGTTCCACGGCTACACCTATTCCGGGCACCCGATCGCCTGCGCGGCCGGCCTCGCGACGCTCGACATCTACCGGGAGGAGGGGCTGCTGACCCGCGTCGCCGACATCGCCGACGACTGGGCGGCGGCGATGCACGACCTGCGCGGGCGCAAGAACGTCGTCGACATCCGCACCATCGGGCTCGTCGCCGGCATCGAGCTGGCGCCGCGGCCGGACGCGGTGGGCAAGCGCGCCTACGAGGTGTTCGTAGACTGCTTCGAGCGCGGCCTGCTCACCCGCGTGACCGGCGACATCATCGCGCTGTCGCCGCCGCTGATCATCGAGCGCGGCCAGATCGGCGAGATCGTCGAGATCCTCGGCGCGGCGATCGACCGGGTCGCCTGAGGGCCCCTCCGTCCTCGCGAGCGGAGCGAAGCGATCCAGGGTCGCGTCGCTGCGCTCGCGATGACGGGAGAGGTCTCGCGAGCACACAACCCTTGCGCGGCGCACAGGCGTCCCCGCTGCCCGGCGGGGTTGTCGCAGCACCGCCTGTGCCCATCTGCCCCGGACCCGGATTTGGGCCGGGCGCGAGGGTTTCCATGTCGAACACCGCCCTGATCGTCGGCGCCAGCGGGATCGTCGGCAGCGCCACCGCGGCGCTGCTCCAGCAGGAGGGCTGGCGGGTCGCGGGCCTCGCGCGCCGTCCGGTGGCCCAGGCGGGCGTCGAGCCGGTGGCCGGCGACCTGCAGGACCCGGCCTCGCTGGAGAAGGCGCTGGCCGACCTCGCTCCGACCCACGTGTTCCTCGCGACTTGGCAGCGGCGCCCGACCGAGGCGGAGATGATCCGCGTCAACCGCGCGATGGTCGAGAACCTGCTGGACGCGCTCCGCCCGAAGGGGAGCGTCCGCCACGTCGCCCTGGTCACCGGGCTCAAGCACTATCTCGGCCCGTTCGAGGCCTACGGCAAAGGCAAGCTCCCGCAGACGCCGTTCCGCGAGGACCAGGGCCGCCTCGACATCGAGAATTTCTACTACGCCCAGGAGGATGCCGTCTTCGCGGCCGCCGCCCGCGACGGCTTCACCTGGAGCGTCCACCGCCCGCACACGATCATCGGCAAGGCGGTGGGCAACGCCATGAACATGGGCACGACGCTCGCCTGCTACGCCACCCTGTGCCGGGAGCTGGGGCGCCCGTTCCTCTTCCCGGGCTCGGCCGCGCAGTGGAACGGGCTCACCGACATGACCGACGCGCGGCTTCTCGCCCGCCAGCTGCTCTGGGCGTCTACGGAGCCGAGGGCCGCCAACGAGGCGTTCAACGTCGTCGACGGCGACGTCTTCCGCTGGAGCTGGATGTGGGGCCGGATCGCCGCCTGGTTCGGGATCGAGGCGGTGCCGTTCGACGGCACGCACCGGCCGCTCGAGCCGCGGATGGCGCAGGACGGCCCGGCCTGGGCGGAGATCGCGCAGCGCTACGGGCTGGCCGAGCCGAACCTCGAGAAGCTGGCTTCCCCCTGGCACACGGACGCCGATCTCGGCCGGCCGATCGAGGTCGTCACCGACATGAGCAAGAGCCGCCGCCTTGGCTTCACGGCCTATCAGCCGACCGACGACGCATTCTACGACCTGTTCGCCCAGCTCCGGGCGGACCGGCTGATCCCCTGACGGAGAACACCACGGTCATCGCGAGCGCAGCGAAGCGACCCAGGGATGCACGACGCCCGTGAGCGCAGCGCTGCCGTGGATTGCTTCGCTGCGCTCGCAGAGACGGCGGCGAATCAGGAGACCTTGCGCTCCGTCCCGCACCACTCGGCCACGAACAGCGCCATGGTGGTCGTGATCCGCTTCACCGAGGCGAGGCTCACGCGCTCGTCGAAGCCGTGGATGTTCTGGGAGGTCGGGCCGTAGCAGAGGGCCGGCACCCGGTCGTAGAGGGCGTGGACGCGGGTATCGAGGTAGCCCGCGGTCATGAAGCTCTGGAGCGGCGATCCGATCGCCCGCTCGTGGGCCCGGCCGAGCACCGCCTCGGCCTCCGAGCCCGCCTCCAGCACGTAGCCCTCGGCGAAGAAGCCGTTGAACACCACCCGCGGCGGGCTGTTGGCCAGGAACGGGTCGGTGCGGGAGAAGGACGCCACCGCGGCCTCGATCTCGGCGGCGGCCTGCGCGGCGGTGACGCCCGGGTAGAGCGCGACCCGGCAGTGGATCCGGCACCAGGCCGGGACCGAGGAGGCCCAGTCGCCGCCCTCGATCTTGCCGATGTTGAGGTTGATCGGGTGGTCCTCGGTCTCGAAATGCGGGTGCGCGGCCTTCTCGGCGTTCCAGCGGGCCTCGACCTCGCGCAGCGCGCCGATCACCCGGTAGGTGGCGTCGATGGCGTTGGCGCCCGCGCCCATCTCGCGGACGTGGACCGGCACGCCCCGGACCTCGACGGTGAACCACAGCACGCCGGTATTGGCGCGCACGAGCTTCTCGTCCTCGGGCTCGGGGATCAGCACGGCGTCGGCCCGGTAGCCGCGCAGGTGGGTCATCAGGGCGCCGTTGCCGGTGGATTCCTCCTCGACCACGGACTGCACCGTCACCGAGGCCGCCGGCTGCAGGCCGAGCCGGGCCAGGGCGTCGAGGGCGAACAGGTTGGCGGCGTGGCCGGCCTTCATGTCGCCGGCGCCGCGGCCGTACATCCAGTCGCCCTGGATCACGGGGTCGAAGGGTCGATGGGTCCAGAGGTCGAGGGGACCCGGCGGCACCACGTCGA from Methylobacterium radiotolerans JCM 2831 includes the following:
- a CDS encoding MFS transporter is translated as MSSATGQGPTGVDAVEIRDASLSAFYRSMTPPERHTFWACAAGWCLDGMDFMIYPLVIGTIMALWHVDAGTAGLAATVTLLASALGGWLAGFVADRIGRVLTLQITILWFSLFSLLCAFVQNFEQLLIARALLGLGFGGEWAAGAVLIGETIRAEYRGRAVGSVQSGWAIGWGLAVLSQAVLFSVLPPETAWRWMFAVGALPALLVFYLRRYVKEPEVAAESRARAAATGDRPQIWEIFSGPILKTTLLASLAAAGCQGGYYAITTWVPRFLTTERHLSIVSSTGYLAALIIGSFTGYLVGAWLADRLGRRPLFLIFSLGAIAVIVAYTQIPLSNGVLWVLGFPLGFFASGYFSGMGAFLTELYPTRLRGSGQGFCYNFGRGIGALFPALVGYLAERAGLASAIAIFAAVAYGIFFLAAFALPETRGKVLHADS
- a CDS encoding amidohydrolase family protein yields the protein MPEIRDCPAPDPHPEGPTRYAVPDGAVDTHAHVIGLPPAYPLVADRSYTPPAAPADQYLAMLDGTGMANGVLIQVSVHGTDNRLMVETLRAHRQRLRGVAVIPLGLPDAELAALKEAGVVGLRLNVLFGGGVGLDAVESYGALAREMGWHLQFLLDARELPPIAGRLSRLPVPLVFDHMGHMPTSAGVDHPGFRALLGLVGDGNWVKLSGAFRDSVTGPPYADTIPFARALNDAAPERCLWGSDWPHVAAWDGPPRTTALLDLMADWVPDADRRRMVFVDNPRRLYGFA
- a CDS encoding MFS transporter, whose product is MAVTTAAPAAGPGQNQSARAALAAFVGTTIEWYDFFIYGTAAALVFGPLFFTAESPYIATLSAFGTFAVGFLARPLGGLIFGHLGDRFGRKRALVATLVMMGIATSCIGLLPTYASVGLWAPVMLVVLRLIQGLAVGGEWGGAVLMAAEHAPAGRNTFFASFAQLGSPAGQILSLLAFRLAGLLDKESFLTWGWRVPFLVSILLLFVGLAIRLGVAESPAFEKAQAAGGPPPAPVREVLTAYLKPVLLAAGANTFAIASVYLFNTFMIAFTTQYLGIARATILDALLIAAVVQLVMTPVGARIAEVIRNERLFLQGTLVWAMLAPYPLFWLVETKSVPLIVLGLALNVIGSATFYAVIAGYLAGAFPTRVRYTAISIAYQFCGALAGGLTPIVGTVLAERFQGHWWPIAVFGTCLAGVSFLCVTAIGGYRARQRGFLDG
- a CDS encoding alpha/beta fold hydrolase; the encoded protein is MPSDSVVLLHGLGRRAASLARMRSALTAEGYRVFALDYPSTRHDLPTLTATLRPKVAAIAGATAGAVHFVGHSMGGLLARSLIADARPDRLGRLVMLGPPNRGSEIADRLRHVGLYRRLLGPAALSLGTATVPVWPDPDYPIGVIAGTRSIDPVGWLMLPRPNDGRVSVARTGIPGLHGHLVLPVSHALMMNHPTVIAQTVRFLATGAFAA
- a CDS encoding cupin domain-containing protein — encoded protein: MSIDVGARLRFVRARHGLSQRTLAKRAGVTNSAISLIEANRVNPSVGALKRILDGVPIGMAEFFALEPEPERKAFFAAEELTEIGRRAAKGAISYRQVGDSLFGRKLQILKERYEPGADTGRVPLSHEGEEGGIVLSGRLEVTVDAERRILGPGDAYSFDSRRPHRFRCVGPNPCEVVSACTPPSF
- a CDS encoding aspartate aminotransferase family protein, with amino-acid sequence MTDHPLRNTPAMDAFWMPFTANRQFKAAPRLLVSAEGMHYTADDGRKVLDGSAGLWCVNAGHGRRGIAAAMERQLATLDFAPTFQMGHPIAFEFAERLAEIAPGGPGKRLDRVFFTNSGSESVDTALKIALAYQRAIGQGTRTRLIGRERGYHGVGFGGLSVGGIVSNRRVFPQLNGTDHLRHTHDPARNAFVKGQPEHGAELAEDLERLVALHGAETIAACIVEPVAGSTGVLIPPKGYLERLREICTKHGILLIFDEVISGFGRLGAPFATDFFGVVPDLVTSAKGLTNGTVPMGAVFASRAVHDALMQGPDGIELFHGYTYSGHPIACAAGLATLDIYREEGLLTRVADIADDWAAAMHDLRGRKNVVDIRTIGLVAGIELAPRPDAVGKRAYEVFVDCFERGLLTRVTGDIIALSPPLIIERGQIGEIVEILGAAIDRVA
- a CDS encoding SDR family oxidoreductase; amino-acid sequence: MSNTALIVGASGIVGSATAALLQQEGWRVAGLARRPVAQAGVEPVAGDLQDPASLEKALADLAPTHVFLATWQRRPTEAEMIRVNRAMVENLLDALRPKGSVRHVALVTGLKHYLGPFEAYGKGKLPQTPFREDQGRLDIENFYYAQEDAVFAAAARDGFTWSVHRPHTIIGKAVGNAMNMGTTLACYATLCRELGRPFLFPGSAAQWNGLTDMTDARLLARQLLWASTEPRAANEAFNVVDGDVFRWSWMWGRIAAWFGIEAVPFDGTHRPLEPRMAQDGPAWAEIAQRYGLAEPNLEKLASPWHTDADLGRPIEVVTDMSKSRRLGFTAYQPTDDAFYDLFAQLRADRLIP
- a CDS encoding ArgE/DapE family deacylase gives rise to the protein MALDPTLAAEIEASVAEGFADQVAHTQALVRFASLRGEEHACQDYVFEQFRARGYATERFAMDRGAIAAHPGGSKIDDAHHSDAPIVVCHHRPGTETGRSLILQAHVDVVPPGPLDLWTHRPFDPVIQGDWMYGRGAGDMKAGHAANLFALDALARLGLQPAASVTVQSVVEEESTGNGALMTHLRGYRADAVLIPEPEDEKLVRANTGVLWFTVEVRGVPVHVREMGAGANAIDATYRVIGALREVEARWNAEKAAHPHFETEDHPINLNIGKIEGGDWASSVPAWCRIHCRVALYPGVTAAQAAAEIEAAVASFSRTDPFLANSPPRVVFNGFFAEGYVLEAGSEAEAVLGRAHERAIGSPLQSFMTAGYLDTRVHALYDRVPALCYGPTSQNIHGFDERVSLASVKRITTTMALFVAEWCGTERKVS